From the Balearica regulorum gibbericeps isolate bBalReg1 chromosome 11, bBalReg1.pri, whole genome shotgun sequence genome, the window ATGAGGCCAGGTGCCAAGGGATGGTTTGCaagcagggcagctgctgcagcacagggaaggaAGCCGGCTCTCGCTTCTGCCCTCCCTGTGGTAGCTGAGGCTCCCAGACCACCCAGACAAGGAGCTTCTGCTCATGGGAGAACATCCCTCTAAACCAGCCCCagtcctctcctgcctccctctccccccacaTCTTTGGTAGTCCTCCTTGGACGCGTTCAAGTCTCTAGCATCACACTGACATCTCAGCAGCACGGACTTGCCTCACAGTTTGGTAATTGCACATAATGGGGCCACTCAGTGAGCCCcacaaggggagggggggagggtAAGGAACAAGACAGTCAAGTAAACTAAATTGAGTAATCCCTTGCTGTCTAGCCCTGCCGCAGCACAGCTCCCCACCATCTAGGAGATCATGTACTGTGTGATAGCCTGCAATGCgtacagcagctctgcctgcattCGGGCTTCCAAGATGAGCAGGTTCACGTGGACCTAAGGGAGAAGCAATAGAGGTTCAGGAAGCCACAGTGTGCTGCGGGCACCAGTGCAAGCAAGCGCCTACCCAGGCTAGTGAGTCTTTTGGCATGAAACAAAATACCACCAATTTTtccacagcacaggcaggggccattttcctctcctcccagttcTGCAAGCTGTGGTTGCCTCCCAGAGCCACATGCTGGGGAGTCCCCAGCACACTTGGCACCAGCATGCTGGGCTGGCACCAGCACGGTCCTTGCCAcccacagcagctgctcctgcaagTTATGGCTGGACCAAGGGCTCACCTGCAGGTGCTCACCAATGGGGTAATGGCCTTGGAGATCCCCACACTGCTGATGGCTCGTGTTATCACACTGTGGGCAGTCCCATGCCACACTAAACCCACAACTCCTTACAAACAGCCAGTTTCCATTTGCCCCCCACCTGCCTCAGACTGGTTTGGTGGCTCAGAAACACCCAAAAcaccccagcctgcagcccctgcctgtTCCTGGCCCCACCACAGCCAGTCAGAGCCAGGGGCCAACTGTCCCACCTTTTCACTGTGCTTGAACTGCTTCCAGAACCTGTCAAACATTTCTGAGTTTGTCTTCTCTGGGTAGCAGGTTACAGTTTTAATGTAAACTTTGAGCATTCGTTCCAGGAGCTGATTCACTTCTGCATAGTCGTAGTCATCGTACCTGCAGGGAGCACAGGGACGAGTCACAGCCAGCACCATGTCCCTATGAAGCACCCTGCCCGTGGTCTGCCtggggcacagcacagctgcagggcagggggacaCATGGCAGCTGCCACCAGGCACTAAAGCCCTGTCCCTGAAGTGCCCTGCCATGGCCAGAGAAGCTGAGCATCTCTTCCCTGCCTGGCCCAACATCCAGGCAGGCAATTCACCTGTGCCTCTTCTCCAAGCCCATCTGCAAGACAGCCTTAGTGCCCtaccctcctcctgccctcttcAGTTTGGTTTTCTCCCCTAATGCCATGGGGGAGAACCCCTAATGAGGTTGGTTTCCCTACCTAATGCCAAACATGCAGTGGATGTAGTTCCAGACACCCCGCTTGAAGACAGAGGGTTCACAGCCCTGCCGCTTGGCCATGGCACTGCTTTGCAGACCATCCACCATCCGGAACTTCTCATCCAGGAGATGCCCGATGTCAGAGTAGAGCCGGTTGACCAGCGAGAAGCCATGGTCTTCCCAAGAGTAGTCCTGTTGAACACAGCAAGAGGCTTTTGCAACTGCAAAAAGGATCCCGGGACATTTCCCAGAAAGAAGGGCTGGAGAGCTCAGGATGCTGCAGAATTCAATAGTTTTTGCTCTGGGAATGGCTCTGCCACAAGCCACACCATCCCTCATGAGGCAGCTTTTGAATGATTTTGACCCTTGCCTCTGTGCAGGTGATGTGACAGCCCACAGAAGtcacctccctctccccaaCCCTGGTGGGGCAGGTCGCCTCTTCAGAGCTGAGCTTCCCCACTTaggcatttttcaaaagcagctgtgcCAGATCCAGGCTGCGTGGGCACCCCTGTGACTGTTGGCTCCCCAccaggagcagaaaggagaggcggcagcctgggctgctgcccACCAAGAGAGCAGGAACCTCACCTGGACTCTGAATACCTGCGTCTGATCCTCATTGCGCCGGGCAAAGTCCTGGTATCCAAAGTCAGGGTCCTGCATGTAGCATGCAAGGTTGGTGGCATTGGTGACTTCCCCATTGGTATCTGTGAGAGGGAAGAGCCACGCAGACAGGTCAGAGTGCCCTGTTCCCAGCGGCAGCAGGTGTCAAAAGCCAGGCCTTGGGAAGCACCACTGCCTTCTTCCCCCTCGGCAAGCATCCCAGGAGTCCCTCTTCAAACCGtacatcacagaaaaatttaagTATAGACATGGGGGAGCAGCACCCAGGTATGCCATCCTGCACACccacctctgctccctgcccctcaCCTTCCTCTcggtcctgctgcagcagcctcgtctcctccctgccctcagTCTCCACATGGATCCGCTGCATGCGTTCCCGGAGGGAATCCAGCTCCATGCAGGAGTCCAGGGACTGCACAGACACAGGCTCGGGGGTGAGGGCAGTGGTCCCAGCTGCACCCCcccgtcccccgtccccccatGGACCCACCCTCAGGGGCTCACCCGCTTGCGGTTGATGcgcagcagctcctggctgcagccACTGCTGGTGGTGGCTTCACAGAAGCACTGGTTCCCGGGCGACAAGGGCTTCAGTGAGCCTCGTCCCCCTGGCCCCTCGTCCTGCTCGCAGCCGCAGCCGAAGACAAAGCTAGCGAGCGCGTGGCAGTGTGCCAGGAGGACAACGGCGTGCACCAGCTCTGCCAACGACCAGCTCCACTCACTAATTTTCAGCAGCTTCTACAGGACATGGACAGACCAGTGATgtgggcagggtgctggcaccccctggggatgctgctgcccttGCTACCACCCTGGTCCCTGGCTGATAGCCCCCCGCCAATACCTCCATGTGCTCCTTGGTGATGAGCCATGGACGGTGTGCCAGGATCTTGTTGATCTCGTTGAGGTTGCGGAGTTTGGGTGGGATGAAGTCAAGGCCACGCAGCCACTGGGGATCGCCCCCTGCCCGCAGGAACTGCAACACGTGCAGGTTCACCAGGTACCGGCACTGGTgccgggcagctgcctgcaagaGCAGCACGTCAGCATCCCCGCACCACACTGGCAGGACAGGCGTCCTGGGACCCCACACCCACCTCCAGGACGTTGTGATTTTGGCCTCTGCAGAGAAGCCTGTGGCACAGACTGTCTGGTAGAGGGAGAGCAGGGAGTGTCGTGGGGCTGAGCAAAccccccatcccctccagcAGCTCGCAGTGGGGCTCACCATGATGGCGATGTAGTGCCGGCAGTCAAAGGGCAATGGGCCATCCATGTGCATTAGGTAGTGCTGCGTCTTGAGGAAGCTGTCGAGGTATTGCGGGTGGTAGCCCATCTGCTGGGTCACTGCCTCCAGCCGCCCCCGGCTTGCCAGCACCTTCACGAAGAGGAAATGGGGGCGCTCAGGCTCACTGCCGGACATCTTCACTACCTGCAGGGAACACGCTCTGCTTAgctctccccagagcagccccttctgcagcagcccaCCCCAGCCAAGTCTGGGTTCTGCAAGGGGCTGGGATCCCCTCTCCTGACTTGGTGCTCCCAGAGGGACACCATCAGGTCAGAAGCCACCACAGAGGGCTCAGGCTCAGGTgggggagctgggcagagcaCTGCTTGGTGGGGTCACTGCTAGTGGGAGGACAGGCTGCAAGAAACACAGGTTGGTCTCTGCCTGTGAGAGGGCATTGCCTGGTGAGCAGAATCAAAGGGCAAACTAGGAGTGATGGATGTTTCCTTGCAGCCTTAGAGGCAAATGCAAGGCCAGAGTAGGAGAAACGTGACAGATCAAAGACTTTCCAGAATAGAGCAGTCCATCAGCCTTACTGCCAGGCTCCTGCATGGCCAGCACCAAGCCCTCCTGGCCAGCACTGGGATGGGGGTAGAGCTGTGGAGTCAGCTGAACTGCTCCCAGGCTCCTGCCCCAGCAAGCCAAGGGGCAAGCAATGTCCTGGCACGCACCACGCAGTCAGGAGCACACAGAGGGGCCCAGAGGTCTCCCAACACACTGCCCAAGGAGACAGCATGGGAGCAGGTCCTGCAGCACATGGGTGCATGGCACAGCTTGCACTGGGAGCACCCACCAGTGAAAACACAAGCAACTCAGTAAGGGGGGTCCATacatccccagcagcacccactcCAGCCCTGCACCGGTGCCCCAGCCAAGCACAGCCCCAAGCCACACTGTCCCAGTCCCTCCCAAGAgggtggcaggagcagagggcaggGATGTGCAAAAGGCACCCGGCCAGGTGCTGCACCCCAACAGCCGTGTTGCCACACCTCCCACCTGACAGCAGGGTCTGCACCTGCAACCCGCCCACACCAAGGCATGGGCACTGGCAGGTGCTAACCCTTGTCACACAGAAAGTCACAGCTCCCACTTGGAAGCCCAGGCGGCACCTTCACATGCAAAGGGTgtgcccccccccatcccaggcTCAAATCAAAATCTCCCCTGGGAGCAACTGGCCCCACTGACACTGCCATTCATCTTCCTCCTACTCATCTCTCCCATGCAGTCACCCAAAGGCTGATGACCAGGGCACGGCAACCATGGTAGCATGGCAGCAAACCAGGAGCATGTCTACAAACCAGCCCCTGCTCCACCATGACTCTGGGTTGTCACTGCTGGCTaggacacaccccccccccttctcttgCACCAAGAACCCCAATGCCCTGTGCACCTCACTTTGCCAGCAGCTATCTTGCCAATCAGAGAGCTACATCAGGCCttaatttctgcagcagctcagcgTGCTGCCACGAGGTGACCCAGAGGATCAAGGCAGTGCTGGCAGGGATGGCAAAGCCATGCGGTGCAAAGCAGAGCACCCCAgggtgaggaggaggcagagtgGAGCTGAGCCTGTGCAGTTGCACCCGCACAGGCAGCACAGGAAGCAGCTCTGGCTATTTTCTACCATCCTGCGCTTCTGATGAACATACCATCGTTCAGGTGTCAAGAGATTTACTTGATGCCATTTGGAGCTTCTTCACTTTTGGCTAAAGGGGTCcaaaaaagaacccaaaccccaaattaAAATGGGGAGGCATGAAGAGCACTGGCTTCTCTGTCCCACTGGAGAAGGTGCAAACCAGAAGTGACCTGCAAAAGTCCCCCACAAAGTCCCTGCTTGGGGAAACAAGCTGCCTTGAGGACACCATGGGCTACTGCCACTGGTCTCCTTCTGGTGGGCAGAGGTGGAGGAGCGGGGGGTCGTTCCACTCGCCCCAGGGAAAGGTGGTCGCCAGCAAGGAGCCATGCAACCAGGCCATGGCTCAGCCTCTGGGGCTGCCAGCTCTCCTTGCTCTGCAAGTTCAGGTGACAATGGACTGAGGCACCAGGCAGACATGGGTTGGAAGGGGAGGATGAAAGAAGGTGCAAGGCAGCCCCCCCCACCTTGACACTTGTCCCCCAGCCAGGCtctcctgcccgctccctgTGGCACCAGCTCAACCCAGGGTCTCTCCTGCCGGCACCACCAGCcacgtcccccccccccgccttgccTCCCCAGCCTCTCACATTGCCCCCAGTGCCACCTTCCTCACCCTCCCGGGCCAtaaccttcctcctcctcccctatGCCCACTCACAGCCCTGGGCAGTGGAAGCATCACCTCCCTACCCGGGGAGTCTTTCGTGTGTCCAAGCACCCTGAACCCCAATAGGGACCCCGTACCCACCGCCAGCCtcatcccctccctgcccgggCAGATGCTGCTGGGGGAACGATGCCTCGGCGCTGCCCGGCCAGCCAATCGCTGGGCAGCAGTTTGCATTTAAAGCAGGCTGGAGGATGGAGCAGCCTAGCCGGTCCTGCGACCGGGAGCAAGCCCGAGCAGCGCCGGGAACCGCGGGAGAAGAGCCGGGGACCCCCGCCTCgcccccgccaccccccgccCGGCCGGGCAAGACTTCGCGGTGTGAACCCCGCCACCCCGCGGGGCTCCATCCCTCCGCGAGTAGACACCGCGGCTCTGCCAGTACCGGTGGCTCCGCCGGTGATGCTCGCTAGGGACGCGGGCGCGACGAACGCCACTCgcccggccccccgccccggttATCGAGGGGACGGGGGAAGTGCTAGTGCCCGCGGCAGGGGTCCCCACGAAGGTGCCGGGCCCAGTGCCGGCGGCCGGTAACCCGCGCCCCATTGTGcggggcggcagca encodes:
- the LOC104640872 gene encoding sestrin-3 isoform X3, with translation MSGSEPERPHFLFVKVLASRGRLEAVTQQMGYHPQYLDSFLKTQHYLMHMDGPLPFDCRHYIAIMAAARHQCRYLVNLHVLQFLRAGGDPQWLRGLDFIPPKLRNLNEINKILAHRPWLITKEHMEKLLKISEWSWSLAELVHAVVLLAHCHALASFVFGCGCEQDEGPGGRGSLKPLSPGNQCFCEATTSSGCSQELLRINRKRSLDSCMELDSLRERMQRIHVETEGREETRLLQQDREEDTNGEVTNATNLACYMQDPDFGYQDFARRNEDQTQVFRVQDYSWEDHGFSLVNRLYSDIGHLLDEKFRMVDGLQSSAMAKRQGCEPSVFKRGVWNYIHCMFGIRYDDYDYAEVNQLLERMLKVYIKTVTCYPEKTNSEMFDRFWKQFKHSEKVHVNLLILEARMQAELLYALQAITQYMIS
- the LOC104640872 gene encoding sestrin-3 isoform X2 — translated: MIVCPQSVEHPRGSPYQRLPGQVVKMSGSEPERPHFLFVKVLASRGRLEAVTQQMGYHPQYLDSFLKTQHYLMHMDGPLPFDCRHYIAIMAAARHQCRYLVNLHVLQFLRAGGDPQWLRGLDFIPPKLRNLNEINKILAHRPWLITKEHMEKLLKISEWSWSLAELVHAVVLLAHCHALASFVFGCGCEQDEGPGGRGSLKPLSPGNQCFCEATTSSGCSQELLRINRKRSLDSCMELDSLRERMQRIHVETEGREETRLLQQDREEDTNGEVTNATNLACYMQDPDFGYQDFARRNEDQTQDYSWEDHGFSLVNRLYSDIGHLLDEKFRMVDGLQSSAMAKRQGCEPSVFKRGVWNYIHCMFGIRYDDYDYAEVNQLLERMLKVYIKTVTCYPEKTNSEMFDRFWKQFKHSEKVHVNLLILEARMQAELLYALQAITQYMIS
- the LOC104640872 gene encoding sestrin-3 isoform X1, which gives rise to MIVCPQSVEHPRGSPYQRLPGQVVKMSGSEPERPHFLFVKVLASRGRLEAVTQQMGYHPQYLDSFLKTQHYLMHMDGPLPFDCRHYIAIMAAARHQCRYLVNLHVLQFLRAGGDPQWLRGLDFIPPKLRNLNEINKILAHRPWLITKEHMEKLLKISEWSWSLAELVHAVVLLAHCHALASFVFGCGCEQDEGPGGRGSLKPLSPGNQCFCEATTSSGCSQELLRINRKRSLDSCMELDSLRERMQRIHVETEGREETRLLQQDREEDTNGEVTNATNLACYMQDPDFGYQDFARRNEDQTQVFRVQDYSWEDHGFSLVNRLYSDIGHLLDEKFRMVDGLQSSAMAKRQGCEPSVFKRGVWNYIHCMFGIRYDDYDYAEVNQLLERMLKVYIKTVTCYPEKTNSEMFDRFWKQFKHSEKVHVNLLILEARMQAELLYALQAITQYMIS